One genomic segment of Deltaproteobacteria bacterium HGW-Deltaproteobacteria-18 includes these proteins:
- a CDS encoding cation transporter, protein MFEKQAWHARSAEAVLAALETSPAGLGGEDAARRLKTVGANELPRQGGEGPWRIFWRQVNNPIGWLLIAAGCIAVLLDRPTDAAVVFGAVIINSVIGFIQEYRAGKAIEELATMVPESTTVLREGSPVTVLARQLVPGDLVTLQSGDRVPADLRLIRTKNFLVEEAALTGESLPSAKHTEPAAEDAPLGDRLCMAYSGTMVMQGTATGVVVHTGSSTELGRINEMLGQTVQLETPLTRQLAKVSAGITVAVVVAVAIFIAFGVLVKNASLGDALMVAVALAVAAIPEGLPAVITIALAIGVRRMANRHAVVRHLPAVETLGATSVICSDKTGTLTRNEMTVQVAWMDGHGYRLSGVGYNPVGEIEHDGMHLAELPQGLKDMLTLAVLCNDASVRQDGHVWVPTGDPTEAALVVAARKGGLAAEGLREQFPRLDVIPFESETQFMATLHRMNGQSLILLKGAPETVMQRCLLDEAGRGRVADAIETYARQGMRLIAFARKEGAAEDRLEEGEERDGFVFVGMAGMIDPPRSEAIDAIRVCHRAGITVKMITGDHPVTAEAIGRELGLLAPEARALRGRDLEGLSDEEFRDAARNTNVFARVAPEHKLRLVEVLQAMGHVVAMTGDGVNDAPALKRADIGVAMGITGTSVSKEAAKVVLMDDNFASIAAAVEEGRRVYDNLIKSLAFILPANLALAAILGVAMFFFPTVTVDGRSVLLMAMSPIQILWINLVASITLSVPLAFEPLEPNAMKRQPRSPDEPVFSWFILYRLVIVATIMTAGGCGLFLWDYYRIIGDLPLTAAVHAAALAEAQTTCVTVVTFSQIFYLLNCRSLRESIFAQGVFSNPVIFVSTGVLLLFHLCFMYLPPMQSLFGSVALGMRSWLVAILTGFCVLPVISLEKWWRRGAVNGAP, encoded by the coding sequence ATGTTCGAGAAACAGGCATGGCATGCGCGCTCGGCTGAAGCGGTGCTGGCCGCCCTGGAAACGTCGCCCGCAGGCCTCGGCGGGGAGGACGCGGCTCGCCGGTTGAAGACGGTGGGCGCCAACGAGCTGCCCCGACAGGGCGGCGAGGGCCCCTGGCGCATCTTCTGGCGACAGGTGAACAACCCCATAGGCTGGCTGCTCATCGCCGCGGGCTGCATTGCCGTGCTTCTGGACCGGCCGACGGATGCGGCGGTTGTCTTCGGCGCGGTCATCATAAACTCAGTCATCGGCTTCATCCAGGAGTATCGGGCCGGCAAGGCCATCGAGGAACTGGCGACGATGGTGCCCGAGTCGACGACGGTTCTGCGGGAGGGTTCCCCTGTGACGGTGCTTGCGCGGCAACTGGTTCCCGGCGACCTGGTGACCCTGCAGAGCGGCGACCGGGTGCCGGCGGACCTGCGCCTGATCCGGACCAAGAATTTTCTGGTGGAGGAGGCGGCCTTGACCGGCGAGTCTCTGCCGTCGGCCAAGCACACGGAGCCAGCCGCCGAGGATGCCCCCCTGGGGGATCGGCTGTGCATGGCGTACAGCGGTACCATGGTCATGCAGGGCACGGCGACGGGGGTGGTGGTGCATACAGGCAGTTCCACCGAACTGGGGCGCATCAATGAAATGCTCGGTCAGACGGTGCAACTGGAGACGCCGCTGACCCGGCAGTTGGCCAAGGTCAGCGCCGGCATTACGGTTGCCGTCGTGGTGGCCGTGGCGATCTTCATCGCTTTCGGCGTTCTCGTCAAAAACGCCTCCCTGGGCGATGCGCTGATGGTCGCCGTGGCCCTGGCGGTGGCGGCCATCCCCGAAGGCCTGCCGGCCGTCATCACCATCGCCCTGGCCATTGGCGTCCGCCGCATGGCCAATCGTCACGCCGTGGTCCGGCATTTGCCGGCGGTGGAGACCCTGGGCGCCACCTCGGTCATCTGCTCCGACAAGACCGGCACCCTGACCCGCAACGAAATGACGGTGCAGGTGGCCTGGATGGATGGACACGGGTACCGCCTTTCCGGGGTCGGCTACAACCCTGTCGGCGAAATCGAGCATGACGGCATGCATCTGGCGGAACTGCCTCAGGGTCTGAAGGACATGCTGACCCTGGCGGTTCTGTGCAATGATGCCTCCGTACGTCAGGACGGGCATGTCTGGGTCCCGACCGGCGACCCTACCGAGGCGGCCCTGGTGGTGGCGGCCCGCAAGGGCGGCCTTGCCGCCGAGGGGCTGCGCGAGCAGTTCCCGCGTCTGGATGTGATCCCCTTCGAGTCGGAAACCCAGTTCATGGCCACTCTGCACCGCATGAACGGCCAGTCGCTGATTCTGCTGAAAGGCGCGCCCGAGACGGTCATGCAGCGCTGCCTCCTGGACGAGGCGGGTCGGGGGCGCGTCGCCGACGCCATCGAGACATATGCCCGGCAGGGGATGCGGCTCATCGCTTTCGCCCGCAAGGAAGGTGCGGCCGAGGATCGGCTGGAGGAAGGGGAAGAGCGTGACGGCTTCGTCTTTGTCGGCATGGCCGGCATGATCGACCCGCCGCGCAGCGAAGCCATCGACGCCATCCGCGTCTGCCACCGCGCCGGCATTACCGTAAAGATGATCACCGGTGATCATCCCGTGACCGCCGAGGCCATCGGCCGGGAACTGGGCCTGCTCGCGCCTGAGGCAAGGGCGCTGCGCGGCCGGGATCTGGAGGGGCTGAGCGACGAAGAGTTTCGGGATGCGGCCAGGAATACCAACGTGTTCGCCCGCGTCGCCCCCGAGCACAAGCTCCGCCTGGTGGAAGTGCTCCAGGCCATGGGACACGTGGTCGCCATGACCGGCGACGGTGTCAATGACGCTCCGGCCCTGAAGCGGGCCGACATCGGCGTGGCCATGGGGATCACCGGCACCTCCGTTTCCAAGGAGGCGGCCAAGGTGGTGCTCATGGACGACAACTTCGCCTCCATTGCCGCGGCCGTGGAGGAGGGGCGCCGGGTCTACGACAACCTGATCAAGTCCCTGGCCTTCATTCTGCCTGCCAACCTGGCCCTGGCCGCCATTCTGGGCGTGGCCATGTTCTTTTTCCCCACGGTCACGGTCGACGGCAGGAGCGTCCTGCTCATGGCCATGTCGCCAATCCAGATTCTGTGGATCAACCTGGTGGCCAGCATAACCCTCTCGGTGCCCCTGGCCTTCGAGCCCCTCGAACCGAACGCCATGAAGCGTCAGCCGCGCTCGCCGGATGAGCCGGTCTTTTCGTGGTTCATCCTCTACCGCCTTGTCATTGTCGCGACGATCATGACCGCCGGCGGCTGCGGGCTCTTCCTTTGGGATTACTACCGCATCATAGGCGACCTGCCGCTCACGGCAGCCGTCCACGCGGCCGCCCTGGCCGAGGCGCAGACGACCTGCGTGACCGTGGTCACGTTCTCGCAGATCTTCTACCTGCTCAACTGCCGATCCCTGCGCGAGTCCATCTTTGCCCAGGGCGTCTTTTCCAACCCCGTCATCTTTGTCAGTACGGGCGTTCTGCTGCTGTTCCACCTCTGCTTCATGTACCTGCCGCCCATGCAGAGCCTGTTCGGCTCCGTGGCACTGGGCATGCGTTCCTGGCTGGTGGCGATCCTGACGGGATTTTGCGTTCTACCTGTTATCTCCCTTGAGAAATGGTGGCGGCGGGGTGCGGTCAATGGCGCTCCCTGA
- a CDS encoding cytidine deaminase, with protein sequence MKPNDPGKGLDAVLRAKLLAEAASAAQQAYAPYSKFRVGAAVLGGRGAIYRGANIENASLGLGLGTCAERVALASAYAAGERDIIAVAVACVDTPQGAPLEQRMPCGACRQWIQELAPHAAIIVPGAERSFSLQELMPLAFSLESGQR encoded by the coding sequence ATGAAGCCGAACGATCCAGGAAAAGGTCTCGACGCGGTTCTACGCGCCAAATTGCTCGCCGAGGCCGCATCGGCGGCGCAGCAGGCCTATGCGCCGTACTCGAAGTTCCGCGTCGGCGCCGCCGTGTTGGGCGGGAGGGGCGCGATATACAGGGGCGCAAACATCGAGAACGCCAGCCTCGGCCTCGGCCTCGGCACGTGCGCCGAGCGCGTGGCCCTGGCCTCGGCGTATGCCGCCGGGGAGAGGGACATCATCGCCGTCGCCGTCGCCTGCGTCGATACGCCCCAGGGCGCGCCTCTCGAACAGCGCATGCCGTGCGGGGCCTGCAGGCAGTGGATTCAAGAACTTGCGCCGCACGCGGCGATCATCGTCCCGGGCGCGGAGCGTTCCTTCTCGTTGCAGGAGCTGATGCCGCTGGCGTTTTCCCTGGAATCCGGGCAACGGTGA
- a CDS encoding ornithine cyclodeaminase → MKFVSEEVAARVVTMGEAIEAVEAMFREYGCGLAKVFPVAQGHGPDEGTSFSIKSGLIGASRKVGLKVGSYWPGNRARGLAAHASTTLLLNPDTGYPEALVGASHLTCLRTAASDAVAVRHLSRLDSRVLALFGAGHQAWFELQAVREVRPIDTVFVVNRSPEAADAFARRIREELGVDAACVSAQSALAAADIVVTITASRGPLFEASWVRPGTHVSAMGADQPGKQELDTALVAGASLFADVVQQSLAIGEYEAACKAGLVDAARITPIGAVLNGAPGRTSADQITIYDSSGMALQDIAVCSLALRKAGELGLVLTV, encoded by the coding sequence ATGAAGTTTGTCAGTGAGGAGGTGGCGGCCCGGGTCGTGACCATGGGCGAGGCCATCGAGGCCGTGGAGGCCATGTTCAGGGAATACGGGTGCGGCCTGGCCAAGGTTTTTCCGGTGGCCCAGGGTCACGGGCCCGACGAGGGGACCTCCTTCAGCATCAAGAGCGGCCTCATCGGGGCCAGCCGCAAGGTGGGGCTCAAGGTCGGCAGCTACTGGCCGGGGAACCGTGCGCGCGGCCTGGCCGCCCACGCCTCCACGACCCTGCTGCTGAATCCGGACACGGGCTACCCCGAGGCCCTCGTGGGCGCCTCGCACCTGACCTGCCTGCGCACCGCGGCCTCGGACGCCGTGGCCGTGCGCCATCTCTCCCGCCTGGACAGCCGCGTCCTGGCCCTGTTCGGGGCGGGTCACCAGGCCTGGTTCGAGCTGCAGGCCGTGCGTGAGGTGCGCCCCATCGACACGGTCTTCGTGGTCAACCGCTCCCCGGAGGCTGCGGATGCGTTCGCGCGGCGCATCCGCGAGGAACTGGGGGTCGACGCCGCGTGCGTGAGCGCCCAGTCGGCGCTGGCCGCCGCCGACATCGTCGTCACCATCACCGCCTCGCGCGGCCCGCTCTTCGAGGCGTCATGGGTGCGGCCCGGCACGCACGTCTCGGCCATGGGCGCGGACCAGCCGGGCAAGCAGGAGTTGGACACGGCCCTGGTGGCCGGCGCGTCGCTCTTCGCCGACGTGGTGCAGCAGTCTCTGGCCATCGGCGAATACGAGGCGGCCTGCAAGGCCGGGCTGGTGGACGCCGCCCGCATCACGCCCATCGGGGCGGTGCTGAACGGGGCGCCGGGGAGGACCTCCGCCGATCAGATCACCATTTACGACAGTTCGGGCATGGCCCTGCAGGATATCGCCGTCTGTTCCCTGGCCCTGCGCAAGGCCGGTGAGCTCGGGCTGGTGCTGACCGTCTGA
- a CDS encoding alanine racemase: MDRNIARLRTRLRAAGVVLRPHLKTAKSWEVSRRLMASVHGPATVSTLREAEDLADRGVTDITYAVGIAPHKLPRVQALRRRGVDLTVLLDSVEQARAVAAVSDPADPVPALIELDCDGHRSGVNPGDSARLTAIARALAPSARLRGVLVHAGESYEARGEKALAAAAEGERAAAVTAAAILREAGFPCPVVSVGSTPTAFSARSYAGVTEVRAGVFVFFDLVQAGIGICTTDEIAVSVLATVIGHQHDKGWAIIDAGWTALSCDRGTAGQAVDQGYGLVCDVHGRPFADLVVTGVNQEHGIVAPRPGSAAGLPSLPVGTRLRILPSHACAMVTQHDRYHVIGAGGDTVTAVWPRLMGW, encoded by the coding sequence ATGGACCGCAACATCGCCCGCCTGCGGACCCGTCTGAGAGCGGCCGGGGTGGTCTTGCGGCCCCATCTCAAGACCGCCAAGTCGTGGGAGGTCTCCCGGCGGCTCATGGCTTCCGTGCACGGCCCGGCCACCGTCTCGACGCTGCGCGAGGCCGAGGACCTGGCGGACCGGGGGGTGACGGACATCACCTACGCCGTCGGCATCGCGCCGCACAAGCTGCCACGGGTGCAGGCCCTGCGCCGGCGCGGGGTGGACCTGACCGTCCTGCTGGACAGCGTGGAGCAGGCCCGCGCCGTTGCGGCGGTGTCCGACCCGGCGGATCCCGTCCCGGCGCTCATCGAGCTGGACTGCGACGGCCATCGTTCGGGCGTGAATCCCGGCGACTCGGCGCGGCTCACGGCCATTGCCCGCGCCTTGGCGCCCTCGGCCCGGCTGCGCGGGGTGCTGGTCCATGCCGGCGAGAGCTACGAGGCGCGCGGCGAAAAAGCCCTGGCCGCAGCGGCCGAAGGGGAGCGCGCCGCGGCCGTCACGGCGGCCGCGATCCTGCGGGAGGCCGGCTTCCCCTGCCCCGTGGTCAGCGTGGGTTCGACCCCTACGGCCTTTTCCGCCCGGAGCTACGCGGGGGTGACGGAGGTCCGGGCCGGGGTCTTCGTCTTTTTCGACCTGGTGCAGGCGGGCATCGGCATCTGCACCACGGACGAGATCGCCGTCTCGGTCCTGGCCACGGTCATCGGACACCAGCACGACAAGGGCTGGGCCATCATCGACGCCGGCTGGACGGCCCTGTCCTGCGACCGGGGCACGGCGGGACAGGCCGTGGACCAGGGCTACGGCCTGGTCTGCGACGTGCATGGCCGCCCCTTTGCGGATCTCGTGGTCACGGGCGTCAATCAGGAGCACGGCATCGTGGCTCCGCGACCGGGCAGCGCGGCGGGCCTGCCCAGCCTCCCGGTCGGGACCAGGTTGCGTATCCTGCCCAGCCACGCCTGCGCCATGGTCACGCAGCATGACCGGTATCATGTCATCGGCGCGGGCGGGGACACGGTTACGGCCGTGTGGCCGCGGCTCATGGGGTGGTAG
- a CDS encoding amidase: MPQTVHINASPLLDAYRTASRESLRRLVQRHLERVRSLDPELHILARPVDERDVDRQIDALFDRFPDPARRPPLFGVPVGFKDIIRIAGLPMGCGSLLPPVLFEGEEAACVRMMRDAGAIVFAQTATTEFAYFAPPATKNPHNPAHTPGGSSSGSAAGVAAGFFPLALGTQTVGSVIRPASFCGVTGMKPSLGKIPTAGMMYYSRSVDQVGFFCQRVADIRPVMEAFDPDWTTFDPPQRLRAGVPAGKYLDQVPAATMEWFRKVVAVLEAGGVEVVQVECLENIGEIADRHGDLAAAEFALEHARWFRDYGHLYRPVTAELIARGQAVPAVRIDEGRASCAKLRSELTALMQRHGLDVWVCPSAPGEAPAGRSGTGNPAMNLPWTHAGLPVISLPAGKGPAGLPMGLQCVGRFDRDDRLAADAGLLEHLLCGLAGN; the protein is encoded by the coding sequence ATGCCCCAGACCGTCCACATCAATGCGTCCCCGCTACTCGATGCATACAGGACCGCATCCCGGGAATCGCTGCGTCGTCTTGTCCAGCGCCATCTCGAGCGTGTACGGTCCCTCGACCCCGAACTGCACATCCTGGCCCGGCCCGTGGACGAGCGGGATGTCGACCGGCAGATCGACGCCCTGTTCGACAGGTTCCCCGACCCGGCCCGGCGGCCGCCCCTGTTCGGCGTGCCAGTGGGCTTCAAGGACATCATCCGCATCGCCGGTCTGCCCATGGGGTGCGGCTCCCTGCTCCCGCCCGTCCTGTTCGAGGGGGAGGAGGCGGCGTGCGTGCGCATGATGCGCGATGCCGGGGCCATCGTCTTCGCGCAGACGGCCACCACGGAGTTCGCCTATTTCGCGCCCCCCGCGACGAAGAATCCGCACAACCCCGCGCACACCCCAGGCGGGTCCAGCAGCGGTTCGGCTGCCGGGGTGGCCGCAGGTTTCTTCCCGCTGGCCCTGGGGACCCAGACGGTGGGTTCCGTCATCCGGCCCGCCTCTTTTTGCGGGGTGACGGGCATGAAGCCGTCGCTTGGGAAGATCCCCACCGCCGGCATGATGTATTATTCCCGCAGCGTGGACCAGGTTGGCTTCTTCTGCCAGCGGGTTGCGGACATCCGGCCCGTCATGGAGGCCTTCGACCCCGACTGGACGACCTTCGACCCGCCGCAGAGGCTGCGGGCCGGCGTGCCGGCCGGGAAGTATCTCGACCAGGTTCCGGCGGCCACCATGGAATGGTTCCGGAAGGTCGTCGCCGTCCTCGAGGCGGGCGGGGTGGAGGTGGTTCAGGTCGAATGCCTTGAAAACATCGGGGAGATCGCGGACAGGCACGGCGACCTTGCCGCAGCGGAGTTCGCTTTGGAACATGCGCGCTGGTTCAGGGATTACGGGCATCTTTACCGGCCGGTCACGGCGGAGCTCATTGCCAGGGGCCAGGCAGTCCCCGCGGTCCGGATCGACGAGGGGAGGGCGTCCTGCGCAAAGCTTCGCTCCGAGCTGACCGCGCTCATGCAGCGGCACGGGCTTGACGTGTGGGTCTGCCCATCGGCTCCGGGCGAGGCCCCGGCCGGCCGCTCCGGCACGGGGAACCCGGCCATGAACCTGCCGTGGACCCACGCCGGCCTGCCCGTGATCTCCCTGCCGGCCGGAAAAGGTCCGGCGGGTCTTCCGATGGGGCTGCAGTGCGTCGGGCGCTTTGACCGGGATGATCGGCTCGCGGCTGACGCAGGGCTCCTTGAACACCTGCTTTGCGGCCTCGCCGGGAACTGA
- a CDS encoding nickel ABC transporter substrate-binding protein, with translation MSPKPYCRLVLSLCFLGLVLSLLATPCLAKDTLVLAVGGENAEGYDPTRGWGAYGNPLFQSTLLRRDADLNIVGDLATSWQLSADRLAWTVVLRKDVKFSDGAPLTAQDVAFTFETTASAAGQIDLTGMASVAAKDDATVVFTLVKPDITFIDHLVTLGIVPRHLYGPDYARRPVGSGPYKFVQWDEGQQLIVEANEHYYGGVPPIKRLVFLFTEEDASFAAAKAGKVDVVGVPSSLAKQTIDGMKLHVVRSVDNRGLMFPMGKNEGKTTPAGLPIGDDVTSDLAIRKAVNYALDRQALVDGILEGFGSPAYGVADNLPWDNSAIRIKDNDPVKAKAILAEGGWKDSDGDGIVEKDGLKAEFTIVYNAKDSLRQSLALAVADMLLPVGIKAHVSGRSWDDIKKQLTHSNVVVYGFGDHSPQEMLKLYRTPGEEPMYWNAGFYSNPVVDSHFEQAMTAPDFKASLPFWQKAQWDGTTGFGIPGDAAWAWMVNLDHTYFVSQCLDLGKSQMEPHGHGWPITANIHQWKWTCE, from the coding sequence ATGTCGCCCAAACCGTATTGTCGCCTCGTCCTGTCTCTGTGTTTCCTGGGGCTTGTCCTGTCATTGTTGGCCACTCCCTGCCTGGCCAAGGACACCCTTGTTCTGGCCGTGGGTGGAGAGAATGCCGAGGGCTACGATCCCACCCGCGGGTGGGGGGCATACGGCAATCCCCTGTTCCAGAGCACACTGCTCCGTCGTGACGCCGATCTCAACATCGTGGGGGACTTGGCTACATCATGGCAGCTCAGTGCAGACCGTCTGGCCTGGACCGTCGTTCTGCGCAAAGATGTCAAGTTCTCCGACGGCGCGCCCCTGACCGCCCAGGATGTGGCCTTCACCTTTGAAACCACGGCCAGTGCGGCCGGCCAGATCGATTTGACCGGCATGGCATCAGTAGCGGCCAAGGATGACGCCACCGTGGTTTTCACCCTGGTGAAGCCGGACATCACTTTCATCGACCATCTCGTTACCCTCGGCATCGTGCCCAGGCATCTCTACGGTCCGGACTATGCACGCCGTCCTGTAGGCTCCGGTCCATATAAGTTTGTTCAGTGGGATGAGGGCCAGCAACTCATCGTTGAAGCAAACGAACACTATTATGGTGGCGTCCCACCGATCAAGCGACTGGTATTTCTCTTCACCGAAGAAGATGCCAGCTTCGCCGCGGCCAAGGCCGGCAAGGTCGACGTGGTCGGTGTGCCCTCGTCCCTGGCCAAACAGACCATAGATGGAATGAAGCTCCATGTGGTCAGGAGCGTCGACAACCGTGGGCTCATGTTCCCCATGGGCAAGAACGAGGGCAAGACCACTCCGGCAGGTCTGCCCATCGGCGACGACGTCACCTCCGACCTCGCCATACGCAAGGCCGTCAACTACGCCTTGGACCGCCAAGCCCTGGTCGATGGCATTCTGGAAGGCTTCGGATCCCCCGCATATGGAGTGGCCGACAACTTGCCCTGGGACAACAGCGCAATTCGCATCAAGGACAATGATCCGGTGAAGGCCAAAGCCATTCTGGCCGAGGGCGGATGGAAAGATTCCGACGGAGACGGGATCGTTGAAAAGGATGGCCTGAAGGCCGAATTCACCATTGTCTACAACGCCAAGGACAGCCTGCGACAGAGCCTGGCGCTGGCCGTTGCCGACATGTTGCTGCCCGTGGGCATCAAGGCTCACGTCTCCGGACGCAGCTGGGACGATATCAAGAAGCAGCTGACCCACTCCAACGTGGTTGTCTACGGTTTTGGTGACCACAGTCCACAGGAGATGCTCAAACTCTACCGCACTCCCGGTGAAGAGCCCATGTACTGGAACGCCGGATTCTATTCGAACCCGGTCGTCGACAGTCATTTCGAGCAGGCCATGACCGCTCCTGACTTCAAGGCATCCCTGCCCTTCTGGCAAAAGGCCCAGTGGGACGGGACAACAGGTTTCGGCATTCCCGGCGATGCAGCCTGGGCCTGGATGGTCAACCTCGATCACACCTACTTTGTCAGCCAGTGCCTGGACTTGGGCAAATCCCAGATGGAGCCGCATGGTCATGGCTGGCCGATCACGGCCAACATCCACCAGTGGAAATGGACCTGCGAGTAA
- a CDS encoding ABC transporter permease, giving the protein MRFIRHLLLSLSRIALIIAAVAVLSFALVSHSPIDPVDAYMGSRIMTISPEHREQIARNWGLDRPAPERLATWASNLIRGDFGLSIIYNEPVVDVIAKRFAASLWLMAAAWALSGVIGFGLGIIAGMYPGSPMDRCIRIYALTLASTPTFWIGLMLLVVFAVGLGWAPICCAAPPGVPMNEASLLQRLHHVTLPALTLCIVGVAQIAMHTREKMIEIRHSEYALFARAMGERNWGFMRHHALRGVALPAITLQFASLGELFGGSILAEQVFSYPGLGQATVQAGLRGDIPLLLGIVIFSTVFVCTGNLVADILYWLVDPRIASKVES; this is encoded by the coding sequence ATGCGCTTCATCAGACATCTGCTCCTGAGCCTTTCCCGGATAGCGCTCATTATCGCGGCAGTGGCCGTGCTGTCCTTTGCATTGGTTTCACACTCGCCCATCGACCCCGTAGACGCCTACATGGGCTCGCGCATCATGACCATCAGCCCCGAACACCGTGAACAGATCGCGCGCAACTGGGGTCTGGACCGGCCTGCACCGGAGCGTCTGGCAACCTGGGCCTCCAACCTGATCCGGGGAGATTTCGGCCTGTCGATAATATACAATGAGCCGGTCGTGGACGTCATCGCCAAGCGATTCGCGGCATCGTTGTGGCTCATGGCCGCCGCCTGGGCACTGTCCGGCGTCATCGGATTTGGATTGGGCATCATTGCCGGCATGTATCCGGGCTCTCCAATGGACCGGTGCATCCGCATCTACGCCCTGACCCTGGCCTCGACGCCGACCTTTTGGATTGGGCTTATGCTCCTGGTCGTGTTTGCGGTGGGGCTGGGCTGGGCGCCCATATGCTGCGCGGCACCGCCGGGCGTACCCATGAACGAGGCCTCCCTGCTCCAGCGCCTGCATCATGTGACCCTCCCCGCCTTGACCCTGTGCATTGTCGGCGTGGCCCAGATCGCCATGCACACCCGTGAAAAAATGATCGAGATCAGGCACAGCGAGTACGCGCTGTTCGCCCGGGCCATGGGGGAACGAAACTGGGGCTTCATGCGCCACCATGCCCTGCGTGGCGTAGCCCTGCCGGCCATCACCCTCCAGTTCGCGTCCCTTGGCGAACTTTTTGGCGGTTCAATTCTGGCCGAACAGGTCTTTTCCTACCCAGGTCTGGGCCAAGCCACGGTCCAGGCCGGACTCCGCGGCGATATCCCGCTTTTGCTCGGCATCGTCATCTTCAGCACTGTCTTTGTCTGTACCGGCAATCTCGTGGCCGATATCCTCTACTGGCTGGTGGACCCCCGCATCGCCTCGAAGGTGGAGTCATGA
- a CDS encoding ABC transporter permease yields the protein MNRFEKIIGTFGDLGAPTKRGKRLRLMLACILIFSALIAAAQIMGTSGLTTNLKLRNMPPSLSFPFGTDWLGRDMLTRTILGLYEGLKLGFLAAACSGVISLVLGSIAGLRGGHVDQLICGLINVVMSTPHLVLLILISFVLGGGTKGVILAVALSHWPQLARIIRAEVMQLKSAPYIHLSARLGRSKSWIIRRHMLPHLVPQCMIGFMLLAPHAILHAAGLTFLGFGVSPHIPNIGMLLAESMRQISTGYWWLAVIPGASLVMMVLTFDTLASTARALLNPKTRQE from the coding sequence ATGAATCGCTTCGAAAAAATCATCGGCACGTTCGGCGATCTGGGGGCTCCGACCAAGCGCGGCAAAAGGCTGCGTCTCATGCTCGCCTGCATCCTGATTTTCTCCGCCCTGATTGCCGCCGCCCAGATCATGGGTACAAGCGGGCTGACCACCAACCTGAAGCTTCGCAACATGCCGCCCAGCCTCTCTTTTCCATTTGGCACGGACTGGCTGGGCCGGGACATGCTGACCCGCACCATCCTCGGGCTATACGAAGGTCTGAAGCTGGGGTTCCTGGCCGCAGCCTGCAGCGGAGTCATCTCCCTGGTTCTGGGCAGCATCGCCGGACTGCGCGGCGGTCACGTTGACCAACTCATCTGCGGCCTGATCAATGTCGTCATGTCCACGCCGCACCTGGTTCTCCTCATACTCATTTCCTTTGTCCTCGGCGGAGGCACCAAAGGTGTCATCCTGGCAGTGGCCCTGTCCCACTGGCCGCAACTGGCCCGGATAATCAGGGCGGAAGTCATGCAGCTCAAAAGCGCCCCCTACATCCACCTTTCCGCCAGATTGGGCCGCTCCAAATCCTGGATCATCCGGAGGCACATGCTGCCCCATCTTGTGCCCCAATGCATGATCGGATTCATGCTGCTTGCCCCCCACGCCATCCTGCACGCCGCCGGCCTGACCTTCCTCGGGTTTGGCGTGTCCCCGCACATCCCCAATATCGGCATGCTGCTGGCCGAATCCATGCGCCAAATCTCCACCGGTTACTGGTGGCTGGCCGTGATCCCGGGAGCAAGCCTGGTGATGATGGTCCTGACCTTTGATACCCTGGCTTCCACGGCCCGCGCCCTTCTCAACCCGAAAACCCGCCAGGAGTGA